A single Micromonospora sp. CCTCC AA 2012012 DNA region contains:
- a CDS encoding inositol monophosphatase family protein, translating to MGSPPMIDGAFARWLAARAGQALMSLRAEMGFADPGALRSAGDKVSHDLIRTELAKWRPADAVLSEEDEGSRLAWTAEVTAEAVPRLGADRVWIIDPLDGTREFAEEGRSDWAVHVALWSRTAPTPHGLTAGAVGLPAQHRVLGTDYPPAYPPMTVEAATSAGTRTIRLAASRSRPPVFLTDLAQDVGAHLVPMGSAGAKIAAVVTGEVDAYIHAGGQYEWDSAAPVAVATATGLHASRIDGSALKYNEADPRLPDLLVCRKDLASRLLAALQRHNG from the coding sequence ATGGGCAGTCCTCCGATGATCGACGGCGCGTTCGCCCGCTGGCTGGCGGCGCGGGCCGGTCAGGCGCTGATGAGCCTGCGTGCGGAGATGGGCTTCGCCGACCCGGGGGCGCTGAGGTCGGCCGGTGACAAGGTCTCGCACGACCTGATCCGTACGGAGCTGGCGAAGTGGCGGCCGGCGGACGCGGTGCTCTCCGAGGAGGACGAGGGCTCCCGGCTGGCCTGGACGGCGGAGGTGACGGCCGAGGCGGTGCCGCGGCTGGGCGCCGACCGGGTGTGGATCATCGACCCGTTGGACGGCACCCGGGAGTTCGCCGAGGAGGGGCGCTCGGACTGGGCGGTGCACGTGGCGCTCTGGTCGCGTACCGCGCCGACGCCGCACGGTCTGACCGCGGGCGCGGTGGGGCTGCCGGCGCAGCACCGGGTGCTGGGCACCGACTACCCACCGGCGTACCCGCCGATGACGGTGGAGGCGGCCACGTCGGCCGGTACGCGAACCATCCGGTTGGCGGCCAGTCGTAGCCGTCCGCCGGTTTTCCTGACCGATCTGGCGCAGGATGTCGGCGCTCATCTGGTGCCGATGGGCTCGGCGGGCGCGAAGATCGCCGCTGTGGTCACCGGTGAGGTCGACGCGTACATCCACGCCGGCGGTCAGTACGAGTGGGATTCCGCCGCTCCGGTCGCTGTGGCGACGGCCACCGGACTGCACGCTTCCCGGATCGACGGTTCTGCGCTGAAATACAACGAGGCCGACCCTCGACTGCCGGATCTGCTGGTCTGCCGCAAGGATCTCGCCAGTCGGTTGCTTGCAGCGTTGCAGCGGCACAACGGGTAA
- the glmU gene encoding bifunctional UDP-N-acetylglucosamine diphosphorylase/glucosamine-1-phosphate N-acetyltransferase GlmU, with the protein MPQPHLRTVVVLAAGEGKRMKSALPKVLHPLLGRTLVGHVLAAAAPLRADRTVVVVGHGADQVRAHLAEVAPEATPVLQAQQLGTGHAVRIALEAVPDATGTVVVINGDVPLLRAETVAALVEAHEGAGAAATVLAAEVPDPTGLGRIVRDADGRLAQIVEERDATPEQRALREINAGIYAFDVARLRDGLGKLSTDNDQGEEYLTDVFGLLRDAGEPVAVHVAADHVETLGCNDRVELAALRGLLRDRVNAGWMRSGVSILDPHTTWIDVTVTVERDAVVDQNTQLRGASVVGAGAVVGPDVTLIDTTVGAGATVLRSHAVSAEVGAGASVGPYAYLRPAARLAEKSKVGTFVEVKNSELGAGAKVPHLTYVGDATIGAKANIGAATIFVNYDGVNKHRTVVGEGAFVGCDTSLIAPVEVGDGAYVAAGSAIAQDVPPGALGVTRAPQRNIDGWVARKRPGTVSAAAAERARQAAEDASGGAAAAREGERIHEGGRSVGGPSGAGDTATE; encoded by the coding sequence GTGCCCCAGCCCCACCTCCGCACCGTTGTCGTGCTCGCCGCCGGTGAGGGCAAGCGGATGAAGTCGGCCCTGCCCAAGGTGCTGCACCCGCTGCTCGGTCGTACCCTCGTCGGTCACGTGCTGGCCGCCGCCGCGCCGCTGCGTGCGGACCGCACCGTGGTCGTCGTCGGGCACGGTGCCGACCAGGTCCGGGCCCACCTGGCCGAGGTCGCCCCGGAGGCGACGCCGGTGCTCCAGGCCCAGCAGCTCGGCACCGGGCACGCGGTCCGGATCGCGTTGGAGGCCGTGCCGGACGCCACCGGCACCGTCGTCGTGATCAACGGGGATGTGCCGCTGCTGCGTGCGGAGACCGTCGCCGCGCTGGTCGAGGCGCACGAGGGCGCGGGCGCTGCGGCCACCGTGCTGGCCGCCGAGGTGCCGGACCCGACCGGCCTGGGCCGGATCGTGCGGGACGCCGACGGTCGGCTGGCGCAGATCGTCGAGGAGCGGGACGCGACGCCGGAGCAGCGGGCGCTGCGGGAGATCAACGCGGGCATCTACGCGTTCGACGTGGCGCGGCTGCGCGACGGGCTGGGCAAGCTCTCCACCGACAACGACCAGGGCGAGGAATACCTCACCGACGTCTTCGGCCTGCTCCGCGACGCCGGCGAGCCGGTGGCCGTGCACGTCGCCGCGGACCACGTCGAGACGCTGGGCTGCAACGACCGGGTCGAGCTGGCGGCGCTGCGCGGGCTGCTGCGCGACCGGGTCAACGCCGGTTGGATGCGCAGCGGGGTGAGCATCCTCGACCCGCACACCACCTGGATCGACGTGACGGTGACCGTCGAGCGGGATGCGGTGGTCGACCAGAACACCCAGCTGCGGGGTGCGAGCGTGGTCGGGGCCGGCGCGGTGGTCGGGCCGGACGTGACGTTGATCGACACGACGGTGGGCGCGGGCGCGACGGTGCTGCGCAGCCACGCGGTGAGCGCCGAGGTGGGCGCGGGCGCCAGCGTCGGCCCGTACGCGTACCTGCGGCCGGCGGCGCGGCTGGCCGAGAAGTCGAAGGTCGGCACGTTCGTCGAGGTGAAGAACTCGGAGCTGGGTGCGGGCGCGAAGGTGCCGCACCTGACGTACGTGGGTGACGCGACGATCGGGGCGAAGGCGAACATCGGCGCGGCGACGATCTTCGTGAACTACGACGGGGTGAACAAGCACCGCACCGTGGTCGGTGAGGGGGCGTTCGTCGGCTGCGACACCAGCCTCATCGCACCGGTCGAGGTGGGCGACGGTGCCTACGTCGCGGCGGGCAGCGCGATCGCGCAGGACGTGCCGCCGGGCGCGCTGGGGGTGACCCGGGCGCCGCAGCGCAACATCGACGGCTGGGTGGCGCGTAAGCGTCCGGGGACGGTTTCCGCGGCCGCCGCCGAGCGGGCCCGGCAGGCGGCGGAGGATGCGTCGGGCGGGGCCGCCGCCGCAAGGGAAGGTGAGCGAATCCACGAGGGTGGCCGGAGCGTGGGTGGACCGTCGGGCGCGGGGGATACTGCAACCGAATAG
- a CDS encoding DUF4383 domain-containing protein — MPHFPVNHPARPLYRVLAGLVGLYILIFGVYGVFETWGDGLFDRGSNWALGLRTNLAFSLVSVVFGIVLMVGASRRGNLGHYMNLTAGVVFLVTGILMMAVLQTPANFLNFSMSTVLVSLAFGLILLATGLYDKVGTDEHAAEERRRREHPVSGVPSH; from the coding sequence ATGCCGCACTTTCCGGTGAACCACCCCGCGCGGCCGCTCTACCGGGTCCTCGCCGGGCTCGTCGGCCTCTACATCCTGATCTTCGGGGTCTACGGGGTCTTCGAGACCTGGGGCGACGGGCTCTTCGACCGGGGGAGCAACTGGGCCCTCGGGCTCCGCACCAACCTGGCCTTCTCGCTGGTGTCCGTGGTCTTCGGCATCGTGCTGATGGTCGGCGCGTCCCGGCGCGGCAACCTCGGCCACTACATGAACCTGACCGCCGGAGTGGTCTTCCTGGTCACCGGGATCCTGATGATGGCCGTCCTGCAGACCCCGGCGAACTTCCTCAACTTCTCCATGTCGACCGTGCTCGTCTCCCTGGCGTTCGGGCTGATCCTGCTGGCCACCGGCCTGTACGACAAGGTCGGCACCGACGAGCACGCCGCCGAGGAACGCCGCCGGCGCGAGCACCCTGTCTCCGGGGTGCCCAGCCACTGA
- the pth gene encoding aminoacyl-tRNA hydrolase translates to MTDEAGPWLVVGLGNPGREYAGNRHNVGFMVAELLADRVGGRFGRHKRAVAEVAEGRLGFGGPKLVLVKPLTYMNLSGGPVAGLAQFHKIPPERVIAVHDELDIPYGQVRCKRDGGEGGHNGLRSMSKSLGTKDYVRVRFGIGRPPGRQDPADYVLSDFSAAERKELDFLVDRAADVVESVVTRGVEPTQNLYHGG, encoded by the coding sequence GTGACGGACGAGGCGGGGCCGTGGCTGGTGGTCGGCCTGGGCAACCCGGGTCGGGAGTACGCCGGTAACCGGCACAACGTCGGTTTCATGGTGGCGGAGCTGCTCGCCGATCGGGTGGGCGGCAGGTTCGGCCGGCACAAGCGGGCCGTGGCGGAGGTCGCCGAGGGGCGGCTCGGCTTCGGTGGCCCGAAGCTGGTGCTGGTGAAGCCGCTGACGTACATGAACCTCTCCGGTGGGCCGGTCGCCGGACTGGCGCAGTTCCACAAGATCCCGCCGGAGCGGGTGATCGCGGTCCACGACGAGCTGGACATCCCGTACGGGCAGGTGCGCTGCAAGCGCGACGGCGGCGAGGGCGGACACAACGGCCTGCGGTCGATGTCGAAGTCGTTGGGCACGAAGGACTACGTCCGGGTGCGGTTCGGCATCGGCCGGCCGCCGGGGCGGCAGGACCCGGCGGACTACGTGCTGTCGGACTTCTCCGCCGCGGAACGCAAGGAGTTGGACTTCCTGGTCGACCGCGCGGCGGACGTGGTCGAGTCGGTGGTCACCCGTGGGGTGGAGCCGACCCAGAACCTCTACCACGGCGGGTGA
- a CDS encoding 50S ribosomal protein L25/general stress protein Ctc has translation MSEVKISAEPRTEFGKGGARRTRRAGKVPAVLYGHGEKPKHIALPAREFAAAIRKGGANQLFAIEVSDGTQVLALPKAIQRDPIKDSFEHVDLLLVRRGEKVTVEVPVQLTGDAAKDTLIVHDHDTLSVTADATKVPDHLEASIEGMEAGTQVTAADVELPSGVELAADPELAVASVTAAPTAEQLEATLPEVETADEEAEAGVGEETAEGAEGAEAGEPATAGGEESAEAKTEA, from the coding sequence GTGTCCGAGGTAAAGATCAGCGCCGAGCCCCGTACCGAGTTCGGCAAGGGTGGTGCCCGTCGTACCCGCCGGGCCGGCAAGGTGCCCGCCGTGCTGTACGGCCACGGCGAGAAGCCGAAGCACATCGCGCTCCCGGCGCGGGAGTTCGCCGCCGCCATCCGTAAGGGTGGCGCCAACCAGCTCTTCGCGATCGAGGTGAGCGACGGCACCCAGGTGCTGGCGCTGCCGAAGGCGATCCAGCGTGACCCGATCAAGGACAGCTTCGAGCACGTCGACCTGCTGCTGGTCCGCCGTGGCGAGAAGGTCACGGTCGAGGTGCCGGTGCAGCTGACCGGTGACGCCGCCAAGGACACCCTGATCGTGCACGACCACGACACCCTCTCGGTGACCGCCGACGCCACCAAGGTGCCGGACCACCTGGAGGCGTCGATCGAGGGCATGGAGGCCGGCACCCAGGTCACCGCCGCCGACGTGGAGCTGCCGTCCGGCGTCGAGCTGGCCGCCGACCCGGAGCTCGCGGTCGCGTCGGTCACCGCCGCGCCGACCGCCGAGCAGCTCGAGGCCACCCTCCCCGAGGTCGAGACGGCCGACGAGGAGGCCGAGGCCGGTGTCGGCGAGGAGACCGCCGAGGGCGCCGAGGGTGCCGAGGCCGGCGAGCCCGCCACCGCCGGTGGCGAGGAGAGCGCCGAGGCCAAGACCGAGGCCTGA
- the cysD gene encoding sulfate adenylyltransferase subunit CysD: MTASAAYQVSHLDALEAESIFVMREVVAEMERPVLLFSGGKDSIVMLRLAQKAFAPANIPFPVMHVDTGHNFPEVLEYRDQRVAELGLQLIVASVPEALAKGMVREAADGTRNRIQTPVLLEAVEKHRFDALFGGARRDEEKARAKERVFSFRDEFGQWDPKNQRPELWSLYNGRHHPGESIRVFPLSNWTELDVWHYIARERIPLPSIYYAHEREVIERDGMFYAVNEFFRPRAGEERFKAQVRYRTVGDASCTAAVRSDADTVEKVIEEVAATRITERGATRGDDRVSEAAMEDRKREGYF; the protein is encoded by the coding sequence ATGACCGCGTCCGCCGCATACCAGGTGTCCCACCTCGACGCGCTCGAGGCGGAGAGCATCTTCGTGATGCGCGAGGTGGTCGCCGAGATGGAGCGGCCCGTGCTGCTCTTCTCCGGCGGCAAGGACTCGATCGTGATGTTGCGCCTGGCGCAGAAGGCCTTCGCGCCGGCCAACATCCCCTTCCCGGTGATGCACGTGGACACCGGCCACAACTTCCCCGAGGTCCTGGAGTACCGGGACCAGCGGGTGGCCGAGCTGGGGCTCCAGCTGATCGTGGCGAGCGTGCCGGAGGCGTTGGCGAAGGGGATGGTCCGCGAGGCCGCCGACGGCACCCGGAACCGGATCCAGACGCCGGTGCTGCTCGAGGCGGTGGAGAAGCACCGCTTCGACGCGCTCTTCGGTGGCGCCCGCCGCGACGAGGAGAAGGCCCGGGCCAAGGAGCGGGTGTTCAGCTTCCGCGACGAGTTCGGCCAGTGGGACCCGAAGAACCAGCGCCCGGAGCTGTGGTCGCTCTACAACGGGCGGCACCACCCGGGCGAGTCGATCCGGGTCTTCCCGCTCTCCAACTGGACCGAGCTGGACGTCTGGCACTACATCGCGCGGGAGCGCATCCCGCTGCCCTCGATCTACTACGCGCACGAGCGTGAGGTGATCGAGCGGGACGGCATGTTCTACGCGGTGAACGAGTTCTTCCGCCCCCGGGCGGGCGAGGAGCGGTTCAAGGCCCAGGTGCGGTACCGCACCGTGGGTGACGCCTCCTGCACCGCGGCGGTCCGCTCGGACGCCGACACGGTGGAGAAGGTGATCGAGGAGGTGGCCGCGACGCGGATCACCGAGCGCGGCGCGACCCGCGGTGACGACCGGGTCAGCGAGGCCGCCATGGAGGACCGCAAGCGGGAGGGCTACTTCTGA
- a CDS encoding helix-turn-helix domain-containing protein: MEQLSVRDIQARTGLGRNRLQGLLKGVPAPEWTRRPNAKDGSRAEAVALRAEGWSVTDIAERLGVSRSTAYQWVKHLPLDPASERVRKRRAEAAALRRIKVDERREQRLSAESEARRRAAVWAGCAGPREILLIGAALYWCEGTKSKPENRRYDLVFTNSDIRLVELFVRFVEANGRSRQELRYRVSIHENADAEAAGRWWAEQLGIGVETLQSPTLKRHNPRTTRLNTGDDYRGCLVVRVPRARALYLWIEGVMDGLSKATGVPE; this comes from the coding sequence GTGGAGCAGCTCTCCGTCCGCGACATCCAGGCTCGGACCGGCCTCGGGCGAAATCGCCTCCAGGGTCTGCTGAAAGGGGTTCCGGCGCCGGAGTGGACCCGTCGCCCCAACGCCAAGGACGGGTCACGTGCCGAGGCGGTGGCACTCCGCGCCGAAGGTTGGTCGGTCACCGACATCGCGGAGCGGCTGGGCGTGAGCAGATCGACGGCCTACCAGTGGGTGAAGCACCTGCCGCTCGATCCGGCATCGGAACGGGTGCGGAAACGCCGGGCCGAGGCGGCCGCGCTGCGCAGGATCAAGGTCGACGAACGGCGGGAACAGCGTCTGTCGGCGGAGTCGGAGGCGCGTCGGCGAGCCGCCGTCTGGGCTGGCTGCGCCGGCCCGCGCGAGATCCTCCTGATCGGTGCGGCGCTCTACTGGTGCGAGGGCACCAAGAGCAAGCCGGAGAACCGGCGGTACGACCTCGTCTTCACCAACAGCGACATCCGGTTGGTGGAGCTGTTCGTCCGGTTCGTCGAGGCGAACGGGCGTTCCCGGCAGGAGCTCCGGTACCGGGTGAGCATCCACGAGAACGCCGACGCCGAGGCGGCCGGGCGATGGTGGGCGGAGCAGTTGGGGATCGGCGTGGAGACCCTGCAGAGCCCGACGCTCAAGCGACACAATCCGCGGACGACGCGACTCAACACCGGGGACGACTACCGGGGATGCCTGGTGGTACGGGTTCCCAGGGCCCGAGCGCTGTATCTGTGGATCGAGGGGGTGATGGACGGCCTGAGCAAGGCGACGGGCGTCCCGGAGTGA
- a CDS encoding ribose-phosphate diphosphokinase, whose amino-acid sequence MGSIVAENRKSLMLFSGRGFPELAKEIGEVLGVAPTPADAYEFANGEIFVRFKDSVRGSDAFVVQSVTHGVNTWVMETLIMIDALKRGSAKRITVVLPFYPYARQDKKHRGREPISARLVADLLKTAGANRILTVDLHTAQIQGFFDGPVDHLFAMDVLAEYVERRYAGRPMTVVAPDSGRVRVAERWTDRMGGCPLAFIHKTRDPMKPNQVVANRVVGEVEGRVCLIVDDMIDTGGTITKAADILKESGAAEIVVASTHALLSDPATERLKNSPISEVVVTNTLPLPPEKQLDKLTVLSIAPLLARAIREVFDDGSVTTLFGGLS is encoded by the coding sequence ATGGGCAGCATCGTCGCCGAAAACCGCAAGAGCCTGATGCTCTTCTCCGGACGTGGCTTTCCGGAGCTGGCCAAGGAGATCGGTGAGGTGCTCGGCGTGGCACCGACGCCGGCCGACGCGTACGAGTTCGCCAACGGCGAGATCTTCGTACGGTTCAAGGATTCGGTGCGTGGTTCGGACGCCTTCGTGGTGCAGTCCGTGACGCACGGGGTCAACACCTGGGTCATGGAGACCCTGATCATGATCGACGCGCTGAAGCGGGGTTCCGCCAAGCGGATCACCGTGGTGCTGCCGTTCTACCCGTACGCCCGGCAGGACAAGAAGCACCGCGGCCGGGAGCCGATCTCGGCCCGGCTGGTGGCCGACCTGCTGAAGACCGCGGGCGCGAACCGGATCCTCACGGTGGACCTGCACACCGCGCAGATCCAGGGCTTCTTCGACGGCCCGGTGGACCACCTCTTCGCGATGGACGTGCTGGCCGAGTACGTGGAGCGCCGGTACGCGGGCCGGCCGATGACCGTGGTCGCGCCGGACTCGGGCCGAGTGCGGGTGGCGGAGCGGTGGACGGACCGGATGGGTGGCTGCCCGCTGGCGTTCATCCACAAGACCCGGGACCCGATGAAGCCGAACCAGGTGGTGGCGAACCGCGTGGTGGGTGAGGTCGAGGGTCGGGTCTGCCTGATCGTCGACGACATGATCGACACCGGTGGCACGATCACCAAGGCCGCCGACATCCTCAAGGAGTCGGGCGCGGCGGAGATCGTGGTGGCGTCGACCCACGCGCTGCTGTCGGACCCGGCGACCGAGCGGTTGAAGAACAGCCCGATCAGCGAGGTCGTGGTGACCAACACGCTGCCGCTGCCGCCCGAGAAGCAGCTCGACAAGCTCACCGTGCTGTCGATCGCGCCGCTGCTCGCCCGGGCCATCCGCGAGGTCTTCGACGACGGGTCGGTGACCACGCTCTTCGGTGGCCTGAGCTGA
- a CDS encoding TetR/AcrR family transcriptional regulator translates to MTEVPRNDASARRRAVPAAKPSSRVRMSAAQRREQLISIARQIFAERGFDATSIEEVASRAKVSKPVVYEHFGGKEGLYAVVVDREVRSLLDRITTALTAGHPRELLEQAAMTLLTYIEEETSGFRVLVRESPLMSATGNFSSVMNDVAHQVEHILGAEFSSRGYDPKLAELYSQALVGMVALTGRWWLEVRKPRKETVAAHLVNLAWNGLSHLEAKPGLITGRKSG, encoded by the coding sequence ATGACCGAGGTTCCCCGCAACGACGCCAGCGCCCGCAGGCGGGCGGTCCCGGCGGCGAAGCCCTCCTCCCGGGTACGCATGTCCGCGGCGCAGCGACGTGAGCAGCTCATCTCGATCGCCCGGCAGATCTTCGCCGAACGTGGCTTCGACGCCACCTCGATAGAGGAGGTGGCGTCGCGGGCGAAGGTCTCCAAGCCGGTGGTCTACGAGCACTTCGGCGGCAAGGAGGGCCTGTACGCGGTGGTGGTGGACCGGGAGGTCCGTTCGCTGCTGGACCGGATCACCACCGCGTTGACCGCCGGGCATCCCCGGGAGCTGCTGGAGCAGGCGGCGATGACCCTGCTGACGTACATCGAGGAGGAGACCAGCGGGTTCCGGGTGCTGGTCCGGGAGTCGCCGCTGATGTCGGCGACGGGGAACTTCAGCAGCGTGATGAACGACGTCGCGCACCAGGTCGAACACATCCTGGGTGCGGAGTTCTCCAGCCGGGGCTACGACCCGAAGCTGGCGGAGCTCTATTCGCAGGCGCTGGTGGGCATGGTGGCGTTGACCGGCCGCTGGTGGCTGGAGGTACGCAAGCCGCGCAAGGAGACGGTCGCCGCGCACCTGGTGAACCTGGCCTGGAACGGGTTGTCGCACCTGGAGGCCAAGCCGGGGCTGATCACCGGCCGCAAGTCGGGCTGA
- a CDS encoding ABC-F family ATP-binding cassette domain-containing protein: MANIVNLDRVSKGYGAAGPLLTDVSLGLDDADRIGVVGLNGAGKSTLLRLLTKQEGPDDGRVTHRRDLRVLWLPQSLTLTPEATVRDVVLGTAWLGESMGAEHEWAGDAGVRAILDGLGMPHLGLDQPVGPMSGGERRRVALAALLVRESDLLILDEPTNHLDVGGVDWLARYLVTRKGALVVVTHDRWFLDAVCTTTWEVADQTVRAYEGGFAAWTLARVERERVAAATEARRQNLLRKEIAWLRRGPPARTSKPKFRIDAANALIDDVPPPRDTMSLQRMATARLGKQVYDLEHVRLHAGPKEILHDTTWQVGPGDRIAILGRNGAGKTTLLRMLAGVTRPDGGRFVTGSTVKPAFLSQELAELPGHLRVLEAVEEVARRVQLGDREISAAQLAEVFGFDDRRLWTPVSDLSGGERRRLQMLRLLAGEPNVLLFDEPTNDLDTDTLAALEDLLDSWPGTIIVASHDRYLIERVTEVAYGMFGDGRLVHLPGGVDEYLARASAARSGAAPALTTPAPTAGATSGMSAAEVRVARKELGKLERQIGKLEQKEVTLLDQLATHATDYAKVAELDTQLKELRAERERTEETWLALAEELPGD; encoded by the coding sequence GTGGCCAACATCGTCAACCTGGACCGGGTGTCCAAGGGGTACGGCGCCGCCGGGCCGCTGCTCACCGACGTCTCGCTCGGCCTCGACGACGCCGACCGGATCGGCGTGGTCGGCCTCAACGGCGCCGGCAAGTCCACCCTGCTGCGGCTGCTCACCAAGCAGGAGGGGCCCGACGACGGCCGGGTCACCCACCGCCGCGACCTGCGCGTCCTCTGGCTGCCGCAGAGCCTCACCCTGACCCCCGAGGCCACCGTCCGGGACGTGGTGCTCGGCACCGCCTGGCTCGGCGAGAGCATGGGCGCCGAGCACGAGTGGGCCGGCGACGCGGGCGTCCGGGCCATCCTCGACGGGCTGGGCATGCCCCACCTCGGCCTCGACCAGCCGGTCGGCCCGATGTCCGGCGGCGAGCGCCGGCGGGTGGCGCTGGCCGCCCTGCTGGTCCGCGAATCCGACCTGCTCATCCTCGACGAGCCCACCAACCACCTCGACGTCGGCGGCGTCGACTGGCTCGCGAGGTACCTGGTCACCCGCAAGGGCGCGCTCGTCGTGGTCACCCACGACCGGTGGTTCCTCGACGCGGTCTGCACCACCACCTGGGAGGTCGCCGACCAGACCGTCCGGGCGTACGAGGGCGGCTTCGCCGCCTGGACCCTCGCCCGCGTCGAGCGCGAACGGGTCGCCGCCGCCACCGAGGCCCGCCGGCAGAACCTGCTCCGCAAGGAGATCGCCTGGCTGCGCCGCGGCCCGCCCGCCCGCACCTCCAAGCCGAAGTTCCGGATCGACGCGGCCAACGCGCTCATCGACGACGTGCCGCCGCCGCGCGACACCATGTCCCTGCAGCGGATGGCCACCGCCCGGCTCGGCAAGCAGGTGTACGACCTGGAGCACGTCCGGCTGCACGCCGGGCCGAAGGAGATCCTGCACGACACCACCTGGCAGGTCGGCCCCGGCGACCGGATCGCCATCCTCGGCCGCAACGGCGCCGGCAAGACCACCCTGCTGCGGATGCTCGCCGGAGTGACCCGCCCCGACGGCGGCCGGTTCGTCACCGGCTCGACCGTGAAACCGGCGTTCCTCTCCCAGGAGCTGGCCGAACTCCCCGGGCACCTGCGGGTCCTGGAGGCCGTCGAGGAGGTCGCCCGCCGGGTGCAGCTCGGCGACCGGGAGATCTCCGCCGCCCAGCTCGCCGAGGTGTTCGGCTTCGACGACCGGCGGCTCTGGACGCCCGTCAGCGACCTCTCCGGTGGGGAACGCCGCCGGTTGCAGATGCTCCGGCTGCTCGCCGGGGAACCCAACGTGCTGCTCTTCGACGAGCCCACCAACGACCTGGACACCGACACCCTCGCCGCGCTGGAGGACCTGCTCGACTCCTGGCCGGGCACGATCATCGTGGCCAGCCACGACCGGTACCTGATCGAGCGGGTCACCGAGGTCGCGTACGGGATGTTCGGTGACGGCCGGCTCGTGCACCTGCCCGGTGGTGTCGACGAGTACCTGGCCCGCGCCTCGGCCGCCCGATCCGGTGCCGCCCCCGCCCTCACCACGCCGGCCCCGACGGCCGGGGCCACCAGTGGCATGTCCGCCGCCGAGGTCCGCGTCGCCCGCAAGGAACTCGGCAAGCTGGAACGGCAGATCGGCAAGCTGGAGCAGAAGGAGGTCACCCTCCTCGACCAACTCGCCACGCACGCCACCGACTACGCCAAGGTCGCCGAGCTGGACACCCAGCTCAAGGAGCTGCGCGCCGAACGGGAGCGGACCGAGGAGACCTGGCTGGCCCTCGCGGAGGAACTGCCGGGCGACTGA
- a CDS encoding DUF4383 domain-containing protein, which yields MAHTPVNHPARPIYRAIGGLVGLYFVVFGVLGIIASAGDDVLAQDGTKVLGQGTNLGFSLLTIVLGAAILAGTVIGRNLDVAINQWLAYALIVLGLAELAFIRTDANIFNFSIITVIVVLVLALVLLMVGMYGKVGSEEEKEAWQKARLVL from the coding sequence ATGGCCCACACCCCCGTCAACCACCCCGCGCGGCCGATCTACCGGGCGATCGGCGGGCTCGTTGGTCTGTACTTCGTGGTCTTCGGCGTGCTCGGCATCATCGCCAGCGCCGGCGACGACGTGCTCGCCCAGGACGGCACCAAGGTCCTCGGCCAGGGCACCAACCTCGGATTCTCGCTCCTGACCATCGTGCTCGGGGCGGCGATCCTCGCCGGCACCGTCATCGGCCGTAACCTCGACGTGGCCATCAACCAGTGGCTGGCGTACGCGCTGATCGTCCTCGGCCTCGCCGAGCTGGCCTTCATCCGCACCGACGCCAACATCTTCAACTTCTCCATCATCACCGTGATCGTGGTGCTGGTGCTCGCCCTCGTCCTGCTGATGGTCGGCATGTACGGCAAGGTCGGCAGCGAGGAGGAGAAGGAGGCCTGGCAGAAGGCCCGCCTGGTGCTCTGA